In Luteibacter mycovicinus, a genomic segment contains:
- a CDS encoding OprO/OprP family phosphate-selective porin, translating to MKTIILGALALIAPAYALAADVPATSYDWRSNWPTHHVFADGTDLGLTLKYQFDLDRFSHDEGTYEDAQTNRRKEFGFFVRKKGVYDATVVFDFQAKTWLDTFFRVQSKALLGDDYGALRVGFMKTPVGFEGNTSTGTTSFLESSLPMQAVYANRRLGIDWALTRKQYLIQLGYYDGGNLQGDLDGRMVAGRAAWTPHNSPGDVLHLGLSLSRETPDGTTDGRGRYTPPSIRLRALPEAGLITQRLIDSGTLSVADHVDRRGLEGLWIGGPWSVQSEYLDARVKLVDKPAFIAHGWYAFGSWVVTGESRTYNSGNVADVVPKGPWGALEFLVRYSTLDLDDGPVLGGTEHDWTFGANWYITKYLKLQGNYVRATSDRRDLRIDPHIVEVRAQIMF from the coding sequence TTGAAGACCATCATCCTCGGCGCGCTGGCGCTGATCGCTCCCGCCTACGCGCTCGCCGCCGACGTACCCGCCACCAGCTACGACTGGCGAAGCAACTGGCCGACCCATCACGTTTTCGCCGACGGCACGGATCTCGGCCTCACGCTGAAATACCAGTTCGACCTCGACCGCTTTTCGCACGACGAAGGCACCTACGAAGACGCGCAGACCAATCGCCGGAAGGAGTTCGGGTTCTTCGTACGGAAAAAAGGTGTCTACGACGCGACGGTCGTCTTCGACTTTCAGGCGAAGACCTGGCTGGATACGTTTTTTCGCGTGCAGAGCAAGGCGCTGCTCGGCGACGACTACGGCGCGCTACGCGTGGGTTTCATGAAAACGCCCGTCGGCTTCGAGGGCAACACCAGCACGGGAACGACGTCTTTTCTGGAATCCTCGCTGCCGATGCAGGCGGTGTACGCGAACCGACGCCTCGGTATCGACTGGGCTCTGACCCGCAAGCAGTACCTGATACAACTCGGTTACTACGACGGCGGCAACCTGCAGGGCGATCTCGACGGCCGCATGGTGGCAGGGCGCGCCGCATGGACGCCGCACAACTCGCCGGGCGACGTGTTGCACCTTGGCCTGTCCCTTTCGCGAGAGACACCTGACGGCACGACGGACGGACGCGGGCGCTACACCCCGCCGAGCATCCGTCTGCGCGCCTTGCCCGAGGCCGGCCTGATCACCCAGCGCCTCATCGATTCCGGCACGCTCAGCGTGGCCGACCATGTCGATCGCCGCGGTCTCGAAGGCCTGTGGATCGGGGGGCCGTGGTCGGTTCAGAGCGAATACCTCGACGCCCGCGTCAAGCTGGTCGACAAGCCCGCCTTCATCGCACACGGCTGGTACGCGTTCGGCAGCTGGGTGGTCACCGGCGAATCGCGCACCTATAACAGCGGCAACGTCGCCGATGTCGTTCCGAAGGGGCCCTGGGGCGCACTCGAATTCCTCGTTCGTTACAGCACGCTCGACCTCGACGACGGCCCGGTGCTGGGCGGTACCGAGCACGACTGGACGTTCGGTGCGAACTGGTACATCACGAAATACCTGAAACTCCAGGGCAACTACGTCAGGGCGACCAGTGACCGGCGCGACCTGCGCATCGACCCGCACATCGTCGAGGTGCGCGCTCAGATCATGTTCTGA
- a CDS encoding glutaminyl-peptide cyclotransferase, with protein sequence MTTSPIRVAVLAAFAWLVGCGSVATASDIPVYGYTVVRTYPHDPKAFTEGLFYDGGFLYESTGEYMGSGVRKVRLDTGDVVQHLDTPPGYFGEGIIVSGDHLLQLTWRDGVGFIYDRKTFAPVGKFSYPGEGWAMTRDAKHLYMSDGTPTIRVLDPVTLAQTGRIDVTADGVPLRMINELEWVKGEILANVWQTERIARIDPKTGHVTGWIDLSGLVDTSRMDDPADDVLNGIAYDAAHDRLFVTGKRWPALFEIRLKPKRPR encoded by the coding sequence ATGACAACCTCTCCGATTCGCGTGGCGGTCCTGGCCGCGTTTGCGTGGCTGGTCGGATGTGGCAGTGTCGCGACGGCCTCCGACATTCCCGTGTACGGCTACACGGTGGTGCGCACCTACCCGCACGATCCGAAGGCTTTTACGGAAGGGCTGTTCTACGACGGCGGTTTTCTCTACGAGAGCACGGGCGAATACATGGGCTCGGGCGTGCGCAAGGTCCGGCTCGATACCGGCGACGTCGTGCAGCATCTCGACACCCCGCCCGGATACTTCGGCGAAGGCATCATCGTCTCGGGCGACCACCTGTTGCAGCTGACCTGGCGCGATGGTGTCGGCTTCATCTACGACCGCAAGACCTTCGCGCCCGTTGGCAAGTTCAGCTATCCCGGCGAAGGCTGGGCGATGACGCGCGACGCGAAACATCTCTACATGAGCGACGGCACGCCCACCATCCGGGTTCTTGATCCGGTCACCCTGGCGCAGACGGGTCGCATCGACGTGACAGCCGATGGCGTGCCACTGCGCATGATCAATGAACTGGAGTGGGTGAAGGGGGAGATCCTCGCCAACGTCTGGCAGACCGAACGCATCGCCCGTATCGATCCGAAAACCGGGCACGTGACCGGCTGGATCGACCTCTCGGGGCTCGTCGACACGAGCCGCATGGATGACCCGGCCGATGACGTCCTCAACGGCATCGCCTACGACGCGGCCCACGATCGCCTGTTCGTGACCGGCAAGCGCTGGCCAGCGCTCTTCGAGATTCGACTGAAACCGAAACGTCCGCGCTGA
- the glnA gene encoding type I glutamate--ammonia ligase, with product MSAASKVLNLIQDEEIEFVDLRFADMLGKHHHVTFPAHAIDESTFEDGKMFDGSSIAGWKGINESDMVLMPDPETAHLDPFSAHKQLIVHCDVLEPSTMQAYGRDPRSIAKRGEAFLKSTGIADTAFFGPEPEFFIFDSVRWQNDMGRVFYEIGSEEAAWSSRYKYDGTNSGHRPGVKGGYFPVSPVDSLGDLRADMCKVLESLGQVVEVHHHEVANAGQCEIGTRFNTLVKKADELMTMKYVIKNVAHQQGKTVTFMPKPIVGDNGSGMHVHQSLSKNGENLFAGDLYGGLSQTALWYIGGIFKHAKAINAFANSTTNSYKRLVPGFEAPVMLAYSARNRSASCRIPYVSSPKGRRIEIRFPDPMQSGYLTFTVLMMAGLDGILNKIDPGAPADKDLYDLPPEEEKNIPQVCASLDEALAALDKDRDFLKAGGVFTDDFIDAYIALKMQEVTRYRASTHPLEFQMYYAI from the coding sequence ATGTCCGCCGCTTCCAAAGTGCTGAACCTGATCCAGGACGAGGAAATCGAGTTCGTCGACCTGCGCTTCGCCGACATGCTCGGCAAGCACCACCACGTCACGTTCCCCGCCCACGCCATCGACGAGAGCACGTTCGAAGACGGCAAGATGTTCGACGGCTCGTCGATCGCCGGCTGGAAGGGCATCAACGAGTCCGACATGGTCCTCATGCCGGATCCGGAGACCGCCCACCTCGACCCGTTCAGCGCTCACAAGCAGCTGATCGTGCACTGCGATGTGCTCGAGCCGAGCACCATGCAGGCTTATGGTCGCGACCCGCGCTCCATCGCCAAGCGCGGCGAAGCCTTCCTGAAGTCGACCGGCATCGCCGATACCGCCTTCTTCGGCCCGGAACCCGAGTTCTTCATCTTCGACTCGGTCCGCTGGCAGAACGACATGGGCCGCGTGTTCTACGAAATCGGCTCCGAAGAAGCGGCCTGGTCGTCGCGCTACAAGTACGACGGCACCAACAGCGGTCACCGTCCGGGTGTGAAGGGTGGCTATTTCCCGGTCAGCCCGGTCGACAGCCTGGGTGATCTGCGCGCGGACATGTGCAAGGTGCTCGAGTCGCTCGGCCAGGTGGTCGAAGTGCATCACCACGAAGTCGCCAACGCGGGCCAGTGCGAGATCGGCACGCGCTTCAACACCCTGGTGAAGAAGGCCGACGAACTGATGACGATGAAGTACGTCATCAAGAACGTCGCCCACCAGCAGGGCAAGACCGTGACCTTCATGCCGAAGCCGATCGTCGGCGACAACGGCTCGGGCATGCACGTGCACCAGTCGCTGTCGAAGAACGGCGAGAACCTCTTCGCGGGCGACCTCTACGGTGGCCTGTCGCAGACGGCGCTGTGGTACATCGGCGGTATCTTCAAGCACGCCAAGGCCATCAACGCGTTCGCCAACTCGACGACCAACAGCTACAAGCGTCTGGTCCCGGGCTTCGAAGCGCCGGTCATGCTCGCCTACTCGGCGCGTAACCGTTCGGCATCCTGCCGTATCCCGTACGTGTCGAGCCCGAAGGGTCGTCGTATCGAGATCCGTTTCCCGGATCCGATGCAGTCGGGCTACCTGACCTTCACCGTGCTGATGATGGCCGGCCTCGACGGCATCCTGAACAAGATCGACCCGGGTGCACCGGCCGACAAGGATCTCTACGATCTGCCGCCGGAAGAAGAGAAGAACATCCCGCAGGTCTGCGCCAGCCTCGACGAAGCGCTCGCCGCGCTCGACAAGGATCGCGACTTCCTCAAGGCCGGTGGCGTGTTCACCGACGACTTCATCGACGCGTACATCGCGCTGAAGATGCAGGAAGTGACCCGCTACCGCGCGAGCACCCACCCGCTCGAGTTCCAGATGTACTACGCGATCTGA